The window TCGCCCGATCGCCCGCTCAAGCCGCGCATGGCCGAAGCTGTCAGGTGTGAGCCTCGTCGCGCGTGCCGTCCTGTCCGGGGGCCCCGTCCCAGCGCGCCCGCCGCATGTCCAGCCGCGGCTCACCGCCGACTCCGGGCGTCAGACGCAGCGGCGTGGACTCGGCCCGGTAGTGCTCCAGGGCGCGCGGCTCGTGGCCGGGCAGCGGCAGTCCGTCCGCCCGTACGACGCGCCACCAGGGCACGGCTCCCCCGTACAGGGCCATGACACGCCCGACTTGGCGCGGTCCTCCCTCGCCGAGCCACTCGGCGACGTCCCCGTACGTCATCACCCGGCCGGGCGGAATACGCTCGACCACCTCCAGCACGCGCTCCGCGTACGCGGGCAGCTCTTCACTCATTCAGCACATGGTGCAGTACGCCGGCCGCCCACCGGCGGAAGTCTCGGTTCCGGACCGGCGCGCACCCTGCTGCCCCGATGGCACGCCGGTCCGTGCCACCATCTTCCGGGCGGTGACTGGTGATACGTGATCAAGAAGAGACGGATGTGACGACGAAGGAGCAGGGTGTGAGCCCTCCGGACGGCGCGGCGGCGGACGACGACGCACGCCCTGACGACGGCCCGGACTCCCGCCCCGACCCCCACGCGGAGACCCTGCCGCAGACCCGGCCGGAGACACCGCCGGAGCCCCGGCGCCCCGCCGGCGACACCGAAGGCGCAGCCAACCGCAACGGCAACGGTGACAACGGTGACGGTGACGGCGCGGAGGGCCCGCACGGCCACGCCCCCACGGCCGCCGACCAGGTCGAGGTCGACGAACCGCTGCTCGCCGCCCGCGTGCACCGCCCCTCCGACCTCGTCCGCCTGCTCGTCGGCATCCTCGGCATCGCCGTCGTGCTCGCCGTCGCCGCCTTCGCCCACGGCACCACCGTCGGCCTGGAGGAGGACATCAACAAGGGCACCGGCCAGGCGCCGGACCTGTTGATCAAGGTCGCCGCACTCGTGTCCAGCATCGCGGTGCTGCTGCTGCCCGTCGCCTTCGCCATCGAGCGGCTCATCAAACGCGACGGCCTGCGCATCGCCGACGGCGTACTCGCCGCCGTCCTCGCGCACGGCGTGACCCTCGCCACCGACCTGTGGGTCTCCCAGGCCGCCCCCGACACCATCCAGGACGCCCTGACCCGTTCGGCGGGCGGCGGGGCCCTCACCGACCCGGTGCACGGCTACCTCGCGCCCGTCATCGCGTACATGACCGCCGTCGGCATGACCCGCAGACCCCACTGGCGCGTCGCGCTGTGGGTGGTCCTGCTGCTCAACGCCCTCACCATGCTGGTCAACGGGTACACCACCCCGTTCTCGATCATCCTCACCGTCCTGATCGGCTGGAGCGTCGCGTACGGCACCCTGTACGCCGTCGGCTCGCCCAACGTGCGCCCCACCGGGCAGAACCTCCTCGCCGGACTGCGCCGCGTCGGCTTCCAGCCGGTCAGCGCGATGCGCGCCGAGGCCCCCGACGGCCCCGAGGCGTCCGAGGTCAGCGACCGCGGCCGGCGCTACCACGTCACGCTGGAGGACGGGCCGCCGCTCGACGTCACCGTCGTCGACCGCGAACAGCAGGCCCAGGGCTTCTTCTACCGGGTCTGGCGCCGGCTCACCCTGCGCGGCATCACCACCCGGCGCAGCCTGCAGTCGCTGCGCCAGGCACTGGAGCAGGAGGCGCTCCTCGCGTACGCGGCGATCGCGGCCGGGGCCAACGCGCCGAAGCTGATCGCCACCTCCGAACTCGGTCCGGACGCGGTGATGCTCGTCTACGAGCACCTGGGCGGCCGGACCCTGGACTCGCTCCCCGACGAGGAGATCACCGACGAGCTGAGCCGCAACGCCTGGGAGCAGGTACGGGCCCTCCAGTCGCGGCGGATCGCGCACCGCAGGCTCACCGGGGACGCCCTGGTGGTGGATCGTTCCGGCAACGTCATCCTCACCGACCTGCGGGGCGGCGAGATCGCCGCCGGCGATCTGGTGCTCCGGATGGACATCGCTCAGCTGCTGACCACGCTCGGCCTGCGGGTCGGCGCGGAGCGGTCGGTGGCTTCGGCGGTGTCGGTGCTCGGCCCCGACACCGTGGCGGACTGCCTGCCGCTGCTCCAGCCGATCGCGCTGAGCCGTTCCACCCGGGCGACGCTGCGCAGGCTGGCCCGGGAGCGGGCCGACCGGCAGCGCGAGGCCGTACTGGAATCCTCGCGCGCGGCGAAGGCGGCGCGCGAGGCGGAGTCCGCGGCCTCCGCCACTCCGGTCTCCGCCTCGGCCGCCGCCGACCGGAAGGCCGAGAAGAAGGCCCTGGACGACGCGCTGGACGGGGCGCGCGAGGAGGACCTGCTCAGCCAGATCCGCCAGCAGGTGCTGCTGATCCGCCCGCAGGCGCCGGTGGAGCCGGCCCGGCTGGAGCGGATCCGGCCGCGCACGCTGGTGTCGTTCATCGCGGGCGCGTTCGGTGCGTACTTCCTGCTCACGCAGCTCGCCCACGTGGACTTCGGGACCGTGATCGGCGAGGCGCAGTGGGGCTGGGTCGGGGCGGCGCTCGCCTTCTCGGCGCTGAGCTACTTCGCGGCGGCGATGAGCCTGCTGGGCTTCGTGCCCGAGCGGGTGTCGTTCCTGCGGACCGTGGTCGCGCAGGTGGCCGGGTCGTTCGTGAAGCTGGTGGCCCCGGCGGCGGTCGGCGGTGTCGCGCTGAACACGCGGTTCCTGCAGCGGGCGGGGGTCCGGCCGGGGCTGGCGGTCGCGAGCGTGGGCGCCTCCCAGTTGTTCGGGCTGGCCAGCCACATCCTGCTGCTGCTGTCCTTCGGCTACCTGACCGGGACCGAGAAGACCCCGGAGATGACCCCGTCCCGGGCGGTCATCGCGGGGCTGCTGACGGTGGCGGTGCTGGTGCTGGTGGTGACGGCGGTCCCGTTCATGCGGAAGTTCATCGTGACGCGGGTACGGGCGCTGTTCGCGGGCGTGGTGCCGCGCATGCTGGACGTGCTCCAGCGGCCGAAGAAGCTGATGACCGGGATCGGCGGGATGCTGCTGCTGACGGGCTGTTTCGTGATGTGCCTGGACGCGTCGATCCGCGCGTTCGGGGGCGGCGAGGCCATCAGCTACGCGAGCATCGCGGTGGTGTTCCTGGCGGGCAACGCGCTGGGGTCGGCGGCGCCGACGCCGGGCGGTATGGGCGCGGTCGAGACCACGCTGACCCTGGGGCTGATCGCGGCCGGGCTGGACAAGGAGGTCGCGATCTCGGCGGTGCTGCTGTTCCGGCTGATGACCTTCTGGCTGCCGGTGCTGCCGGGGTGGATCTCGTTCAACTTCCTGACGCGCAAGGAAGCCATCTAGCCTCCGGCTCGGTCTGCGGGTGTCCGGGTTCCGCCCGGGCGTTCCGGTCCGCGCCCGCGGGGTGTCCGTACCCCCTACGGCGCTCCGCGCCCGCGCCTCAAACGCCGGCGGGGCTGACTCGGCCGGGCGAAGCACGGAGGCGCCGGCGGACCCCCGGATGGGTCAGCGCGGGGGCGGTGGTGGGGAAGCGCGCACAGGATGGGGGCATGTCGAGAAACGCCTGGCGGGTCACCGCCGCCGCCGCGCTCGCCGCCACCCTCCTCACCACGGCCGCCTGCTCCGACGACGGCGACGAGAAGAAGACGGCGGCCGACGGCACCCCGGAGGTCAAGCCGCTCAAGTGGGGCGAGTGCCAGGCTCCCACCACCGCCCAGGGCGGCGGCCAGGCCCCGCCCAAGGACTGGCAGTGCGCCACGCTCGACGTCCCGCTCGACTACGCGAAGCCCGAGGGCGAGACCATCCCGATCGCCCTGATCCGCGCCAAGGCGCGCGACCAGAAGAACCGTCTCGGCTCCCTGGTCTTCAACTTCGGCGGCCCCGGAGACTCCGGCATGGCCACCCTCCCCAGCGCCGCCAAGGAGTTCGAGGCCCTGCGCGCCCGGTATGACCTGGTCAGCTTCGACCCCCGCGGGGTGGGCGCCAGCGTCCCCGTGCTGTGCGCGAGCGACCGGCAGCTGGACGCGTACTACGCCGAGGACGCCTCCCCCGACACGCCGCAGGAGGAGAAGGCCTTCACCGACGCCGGCAAGGAGTACGTCGAGGCCTGCGAGAAGAACTCCGGCAAGCTCCTGCCCCACGTCGGCACCGAGAACGCCGCCCGCGACCTGGACCGCATCCGCCAGGCCCTCGGCGACGAGAAGCTGAACTACTTCGGGATCTCCTACGGCACCGAACTCGGCGGGGTCTACGCCCACCTCTTCCCCAAGAACGTCGGACGGGCCGTCTTCGACGCCGTCGTGGACCCGACCCAGACCTCCGAGGAGGGGGCACTGGGCCAGGCCAAGGGCTTCCAGCTCGCGCTGGACAACTTCTCCCAGGACTGCGTGGACCGCGGCGACGAGTGCACGCTCCAGGGCAGCAGCGTCAAGGAGATCGAGGCCGGGATCATCAAGCTCCAGAAGGACCTGGCCGCGAAGCCCATCCCGGGCATCGGAGACCGGATGCTGACCGAGAGCCTCGCGACCAACGGCATCGCCCTGGCCCTGTACTCGCAGGAGCTGTGGCCGCTGCTGGAGCAGGGCCTCGACGAGGCGCAGGGCGGTCAGGGGCAACTGCTGATGGCCCTGTCGGACTCGCTCAGCGGGCGTGACGAGCAAGGGCGTTACAGCAACCTCGGCGCGGCCAACATCGCCATCAACTGCCGAGACAGCAAAGACCGTTACACCCTGGAGCAGGCCAAGGCCAAGCTGCCGGCCTTCCGCGCGGCCTCGCCCGTCTTCGGGGACCTCCTCGGCTGGGGGATGCTGGGCTGCACCGACTGGCCGGTCCCCGGCACCTGGGAGACCCCGGACGTCTCGGCGCCGGGATCCGAGCCGATCCTGGTGATCGGCAACACGGGCGACCCGGCCACCCCGTACGAGGGCGCCCGCAAGATGGTCGAGCGGCTCGGCCCCGGTGTGGGCGTGGAGCTCACGTACAAGGGCGAGGGCCACGGCGCGTACAACAGCGGCGACCCGTGCGTGCAGGAGGCGGTGAACACGTACCTGATCGAGGGCAAGCCCCCGGCCGCCGGCACCGTCTGCACGGCCGCGCCGTCCGATCCGACCGCGCCGACCCTGCCGTCCGAGCCGTCCGAGCTGCAGGGCTGAACAGAGCCGCGCAGGGCCGCCGCAGGGCCGGGCAACGCCGAAGGGGCCGTACCCCGTGATCGGGGTACGGCCCCTTCGGGCGACTGCTAGTAGACCGGCTTCTCGGGCTCGATCTGGTGGACCCAGCCGATGACGCCGCCGCCGACGTGCACCGCGTCCGCGAAGCCCGCGGACTTCAGGACGGCGAGGACTTCCGCACTGCGGACACCCGTCTTGCAGTGCAAGACGATGCGCTTGTTCTGCGGCAGGTCCTGGAGGGCGGTGCCCATCAGGAACTCGCCCTTGGGGATCAGCTTCGCGCCGGGGATCGAGACGATCTCGTACTCGTTGATCTCGCGGACGTCGATGATCTCGATGGGCTCGTCGGTGTCGATCCACTCCTTGAGCTGCTTGGGAGTGATCGTCGAACCGGCGGCCGCCTCCTGGGCCTCCTCCGACACGACGCCGCAGAAGGCCTCGTAGTCGATGAGCTCGGTGACGGTCGCGTTCGGACCGCAGACCGCGCAGTCGGGGTCCTTGCGGACCTTGACCTGGCGGTACTGCATCTCCAGGGCGTCGTAGATCATCAGGCGGCCGACCAGCGGCTCGCCGACGCCCGTGAGGACCTTGATGGCCTCGGTGACCTGGATGGACCCGATGGACGCGCAGAGCACGCCCAGCACGCCGCCCTCGGCACAGCTCGGGACCATGCCCGGCGGGGGCGGCTCCGGGTAGAGGCAGCGGTAGCACGGACCGTGCTCCGACCAGAAGACCGAGGCCTGGCCGTCGAAGCGGTAGATCGAACCCCACACGTACGGCTTGTTCAGCAGCACGCAGGCGTCGTTGACCAGGTAGCGGGTGGCGAAGTTGTCCGTGCCGTCGACGATGAGGTCGTACTGGCTGAAGATCTCCATCACGTTCTCGGCTTCGAGCCGCTCTTCGTGAAGGACCACGTTCACGTACGGGTTGATGCCCAGCACGCTGTCGCGGGCCGACTCGGCCTTGGAACGGCCGATGTCCGCCTGGCTGTGGATGATCTGGCGCTGCAGGTTCGACTCGTCGACCTCGTCGAACTCCACGATGCCCAGCGTGCCGACGCCGGCCGCGGCCAGGTACATGAGGGCGGGCGAGCCGAGGCCGCCCGCGCCCACGGCCAGCACCTTGGCGTTCTTCAGGCGCTTCTGGCCGTCCATCCCGACATCGGGGATGATCAGGTGGCGGGAGTACCGACGGACCTCGTCAACGGTGAGCTCAGCAGCTGGCTCGACCAGGGGTGGCAGCGACACGGGGACTCCGTAGATGGTGACGTCTTAACGGTGGTTCTCTCCGTAACACTGCCACGCCCGTCTTCATTCCAAGACACCTGTCCCGATCCTTGAGACGATTTCGTCCCAGTACGCGGGCATCGAGGCCCATGGGTCACGGTCCGCGGACCCGCGCCGGTCGGTGAACCAGATGGTGCCCGCGCCCTGCCAGCGGGCGATCCGCATCGCCTCCTCGAGATGGGTGCGCGGCACCCCGTGCACGAGGTGGCAGAACCGCTCCGCCGGGTACTCCGCGGTCCACTCCGCCACCTGCGACCAGCGGTAGTCGACCCAGGTGCCGGAGAAGGTGACCAGCTGGTCCGCCGCCTCCGCGTAGCCCTCGTACGGGTGCGTGCCGTGGCCGAGCACGATCCGCAGGTCCTGCCCCAGGCCGCGCAGGGTGTCGACGACCCGGCACACCGAGGCCAGTTCCGCCTTGTCGGCCGGGGCCTCGGCGAGGTAGAAGCCGCCGACCCCGTACCAGTCGCGGAAGCGGTGGGCGTCGGAGACCAGCTCCCCGAAGGAGCGCGATCCGCCCCGCATCGCGAGATGGCCGAGGACCGTGCCGCCCGCGCGGCGCAGCTTCGCGGCCGCCTCGGTGCAGTGCGGGTCGGGCCGCCCGCCCGGGCCGTCCGTGACGTTGAGCACGGCCCAGTGCAGCGGGGTGCCGGGGCGGGTCAGCTCGGCCCATTCGACGGGGGCGAGCAGCGGGTGCGCGTAGCCGGGGGTGCCGAGGCCGAGGCGGCCCGCCTCGGTCGCGGCGGCGGTCACGGCCCCCGGCGGGGTGGTCAGATGCGGCACGCCGCCTCCATCCAGATGTCTGCGAGCGATTCCTCCAGATTGATCCGCGGCCGCCAGCCGAGCCGGTCGCGGGCGGTGCGCACGTCGGCCTGCTGCCAGGCCCCGCAGCCGTCGGGGTAGGGGTACGGCTGGGGGGCTGCGGCGGCGATCTGCTCAGCGGTGGCCTCGGAGCGGGGCGCCCCGATGGAGGCAATCCCGGCCGGGCGGCCCGGGTGTCCGTGCCCCTGCTGCGGTCCGCCGTACGGTACGTCCAGCTCGTGCAGGGCGCCTCCGTACCCGGCGACCCGGGCCAGGACGGCGGCCGCGTCGCGCAGCCGGACCGCGCGGCCGGTGCCGATGTTGACGACGCCCTGGGCGGCCGACAGGGAGGCGGCGTGCACGGCGCGCGCCACGTCCCGTACGTCCACGAAGTCGCGCTGCACGCCGAGCCCGCTGAGCTTGAGTTCGCCGTCGCCCGACTGCATCGCGCGGCGCATGGCCTCGGCGAGCCGGCCGAGCGGGGATCCGGCGGGGGTGCCGGGCCCGACGGGCGAGAAGATCCGCAGGACGACGGCGTCCAGCCCGGAGCCCAGGACCAGCTCGGTGGCGGCCAGTTTGCTGACTCCGTACGGCCCGCCGGGTCTCGGCACGGCGTCCTCGGCCGTGGACGAACCGGGCTGGCTGGGCCCGTACTCGGCGGCGCAGCCGAGCTGCACCAGCCGGGCGCCGCAGCCGCTGCGGCGCAGCGACTCGCAGATCGTCGCGACGGCGACGGTGTTGTGCCGGGTCAGCTCCCGGGCCCCGCCCCGGGTGGCGCCGGCACAGTTGATGACGACGCCCGGGTGGACGGCGTCGAGGAAGCGGGTGAGCGCGCCGGGGCTGCCGGTGGCGAGGTCGAAGCGGACGTCGGCGTCGTCGCCGCGGCCGAGCGCGGTGAGCTGGACCGCGGGGTCGGCGAGCAGCCGGTCGGCGACGTAACGGCCGAGGTATCCGTTGGCTCCGATCAGCAGCACCCTCATCGCGTGACCCCTTGTTTGGTTGGCTGGCCGGTCATGTCTGTTTCTCCTTGCGGACGGGCGGATGGATGGTGGGGCGGGGTACGGGTACAGCGATTCGGCGTCGGCTCCGAAGGTCGGTGGTGGTCGCGGGGACGTCAGGGCCGCGCGTGCGCCGATGCGCGGGACAGGGCGAGGACGGCGTGGACGAGGAGTCCGGCCGCGGCGGCGAGGACCGCCGCAGGGACCGGGACCAGGGCGAGGGCGAGGGCGGCGCAGACGGGTCCGCGGTGGGCCGCGTGCCGGAGCAGGAGCCGCGTCAGGAACAGCAGCAGGGCGAACGGCACGGCCACCGGGAGCGGTGTCCCGGCGAGCGCGGCCGCCCCTGCGGCAGCCCCGGTGAACACGGCGACGGCCGCGATCAGCAGGGGCCGGGTCCGGTCCGCGAAGTCCTCCAGGGCGCGGCTGCCGTCGAGCCGCGCCCGGGCCCCGGCGGCGAAGGCGGTGGCGACCAGGTGCCCGGGGGCGACGGCCAGCGCGAGGCCGACCGCGAGGGCGGCGCCGTGCCGGTACGCGGCCCAGCCGACGGCGGCCGCGGCGAGCAGGTGCGCGAGGGAGGGGAACCGGCCCCCTGCGGCCCGCCCGGGCCACACCAGGGCGGCGACGGTCGCGGCGACGGCGGCGGGCCCGGCCCACGCCTGCCCGGCGGCGGCCACGCCGAAGGCGAGTGCCCCGGGCAGCAGCGCGTAACCGAAGCCGCGGAAGGCCGACGGCCCCGCCGGGACCGGGGTGGGCGCGGCGGCGGGAACCTGCTCGCGCGGGCTCCGGGCGTACAGCTCCTCGGCGAGCGAGAAGACGTCCCGGTGCCGGAAGCGGGCGGCGGTACGGTCGGTGATGCCGTGGGCTTCCAGCCCGGCCGCGATCTCCAGCGGATCCACGGCCCGCTCGCACAGCTCCCGGTGCCGGTGCAGCAACGCCTTGACGGGATCCCCGCCACCCCTCCGCCGGGCCGCCTGCGGCGTCGCTCCCCGGACACTCTCAGGCTCGGCATCTTCGGCTTCGGCCTCGGCTTCGGCGTTTGACGCGCGGGGCCCCGCACACTCAGCGCCACCGCGGCCATTCTCAGCCTCGCCGGCGTTCGACGCACGGAGGTCCGCACACTCAGCGCCACCGCGGGCACTCTCAGCCCCGCCGGCGTTCGACGCGCGAGGCCCCGCACACTCAGCGCTGCCTCGGGCATTCTCAGCCTCGCCGGCGTTCAACGCACGGGGGTCCGCACACTCAGCAGCGCCGGGGACATGTTCAGCCTCGCCGGCGTTTGAGGCGCGGGGGTCCGCACACTCGGCGCCGCCGGGGACATGTTCAGCCTCGCCGGCGTTCGACGCACGGGGGTCCGCACACTCAGCGCCACCGGGGACATGTTCAGCCTCGCCGGCGTTTGAGGCGCGGGGGTCCGGGGGCAGCGCCCCCGGCAACG of the Streptomyces sp. NBC_01294 genome contains:
- a CDS encoding MGMT family protein, producing MSEELPAYAERVLEVVERIPPGRVMTYGDVAEWLGEGGPRQVGRVMALYGGAVPWWRVVRADGLPLPGHEPRALEHYRAESTPLRLTPGVGGEPRLDMRRARWDGAPGQDGTRDEAHT
- a CDS encoding lysylphosphatidylglycerol synthase transmembrane domain-containing protein — encoded protein: MIRDQEETDVTTKEQGVSPPDGAAADDDARPDDGPDSRPDPHAETLPQTRPETPPEPRRPAGDTEGAANRNGNGDNGDGDGAEGPHGHAPTAADQVEVDEPLLAARVHRPSDLVRLLVGILGIAVVLAVAAFAHGTTVGLEEDINKGTGQAPDLLIKVAALVSSIAVLLLPVAFAIERLIKRDGLRIADGVLAAVLAHGVTLATDLWVSQAAPDTIQDALTRSAGGGALTDPVHGYLAPVIAYMTAVGMTRRPHWRVALWVVLLLNALTMLVNGYTTPFSIILTVLIGWSVAYGTLYAVGSPNVRPTGQNLLAGLRRVGFQPVSAMRAEAPDGPEASEVSDRGRRYHVTLEDGPPLDVTVVDREQQAQGFFYRVWRRLTLRGITTRRSLQSLRQALEQEALLAYAAIAAGANAPKLIATSELGPDAVMLVYEHLGGRTLDSLPDEEITDELSRNAWEQVRALQSRRIAHRRLTGDALVVDRSGNVILTDLRGGEIAAGDLVLRMDIAQLLTTLGLRVGAERSVASAVSVLGPDTVADCLPLLQPIALSRSTRATLRRLARERADRQREAVLESSRAAKAAREAESAASATPVSASAAADRKAEKKALDDALDGAREEDLLSQIRQQVLLIRPQAPVEPARLERIRPRTLVSFIAGAFGAYFLLTQLAHVDFGTVIGEAQWGWVGAALAFSALSYFAAAMSLLGFVPERVSFLRTVVAQVAGSFVKLVAPAAVGGVALNTRFLQRAGVRPGLAVASVGASQLFGLASHILLLLSFGYLTGTEKTPEMTPSRAVIAGLLTVAVLVLVVTAVPFMRKFIVTRVRALFAGVVPRMLDVLQRPKKLMTGIGGMLLLTGCFVMCLDASIRAFGGGEAISYASIAVVFLAGNALGSAAPTPGGMGAVETTLTLGLIAAGLDKEVAISAVLLFRLMTFWLPVLPGWISFNFLTRKEAI
- a CDS encoding alpha/beta hydrolase, producing MSRNAWRVTAAAALAATLLTTAACSDDGDEKKTAADGTPEVKPLKWGECQAPTTAQGGGQAPPKDWQCATLDVPLDYAKPEGETIPIALIRAKARDQKNRLGSLVFNFGGPGDSGMATLPSAAKEFEALRARYDLVSFDPRGVGASVPVLCASDRQLDAYYAEDASPDTPQEEKAFTDAGKEYVEACEKNSGKLLPHVGTENAARDLDRIRQALGDEKLNYFGISYGTELGGVYAHLFPKNVGRAVFDAVVDPTQTSEEGALGQAKGFQLALDNFSQDCVDRGDECTLQGSSVKEIEAGIIKLQKDLAAKPIPGIGDRMLTESLATNGIALALYSQELWPLLEQGLDEAQGGQGQLLMALSDSLSGRDEQGRYSNLGAANIAINCRDSKDRYTLEQAKAKLPAFRAASPVFGDLLGWGMLGCTDWPVPGTWETPDVSAPGSEPILVIGNTGDPATPYEGARKMVERLGPGVGVELTYKGEGHGAYNSGDPCVQEAVNTYLIEGKPPAAGTVCTAAPSDPTAPTLPSEPSELQG
- the moeZ gene encoding adenylyltransferase/sulfurtransferase MoeZ, translated to MSLPPLVEPAAELTVDEVRRYSRHLIIPDVGMDGQKRLKNAKVLAVGAGGLGSPALMYLAAAGVGTLGIVEFDEVDESNLQRQIIHSQADIGRSKAESARDSVLGINPYVNVVLHEERLEAENVMEIFSQYDLIVDGTDNFATRYLVNDACVLLNKPYVWGSIYRFDGQASVFWSEHGPCYRCLYPEPPPPGMVPSCAEGGVLGVLCASIGSIQVTEAIKVLTGVGEPLVGRLMIYDALEMQYRQVKVRKDPDCAVCGPNATVTELIDYEAFCGVVSEEAQEAAAGSTITPKQLKEWIDTDEPIEIIDVREINEYEIVSIPGAKLIPKGEFLMGTALQDLPQNKRIVLHCKTGVRSAEVLAVLKSAGFADAVHVGGGVIGWVHQIEPEKPVY
- a CDS encoding spherulation-specific family 4 protein — translated: MPHLTTPPGAVTAAATEAGRLGLGTPGYAHPLLAPVEWAELTRPGTPLHWAVLNVTDGPGGRPDPHCTEAAAKLRRAGGTVLGHLAMRGGSRSFGELVSDAHRFRDWYGVGGFYLAEAPADKAELASVCRVVDTLRGLGQDLRIVLGHGTHPYEGYAEAADQLVTFSGTWVDYRWSQVAEWTAEYPAERFCHLVHGVPRTHLEEAMRIARWQGAGTIWFTDRRGSADRDPWASMPAYWDEIVSRIGTGVLE
- a CDS encoding NAD-dependent epimerase/dehydratase, producing the protein MRVLLIGANGYLGRYVADRLLADPAVQLTALGRGDDADVRFDLATGSPGALTRFLDAVHPGVVINCAGATRGGARELTRHNTVAVATICESLRRSGCGARLVQLGCAAEYGPSQPGSSTAEDAVPRPGGPYGVSKLAATELVLGSGLDAVVLRIFSPVGPGTPAGSPLGRLAEAMRRAMQSGDGELKLSGLGVQRDFVDVRDVARAVHAASLSAAQGVVNIGTGRAVRLRDAAAVLARVAGYGGALHELDVPYGGPQQGHGHPGRPAGIASIGAPRSEATAEQIAAAAPQPYPYPDGCGAWQQADVRTARDRLGWRPRINLEESLADIWMEAACRI